Part of the Uloborus diversus isolate 005 chromosome 2, Udiv.v.3.1, whole genome shotgun sequence genome, attattttgatagaaagaaaactctaAAATCAAGTcctgattttcatgtaagaaattttttttacagtcgcagatggagaaACTGATGGTTAAGGTAAATCATAACTTGCTTTCTGCGTTCTtttgttttctcctttgttttcttgtagtaaattcttcTATAATGTCCTTATAACCGATGTTTTGCGGTCAACCTTCTATTGATGatagagctaatgaagataatttactatcagaaatgagagtacgcaaatgACACTCAGTTCTCAACAATAgcaaaaatgatcgttctccactacaattggagatcaaaagtcaaaaacaatttcagggctgtatctacattggcaaaagtatccatttaccaagtttatggatttttttaaacttttcgttcatcaaactttcttttccgatgattgtactaatataaataaattcatcagaaaaagattcctccaaatcacaggagtaagatttttaaagatcttttgcactttctcgaatattttgcttgtcgcattcaaacaagcaagaGAATTTCCTTACTATGCCATCATAGGCTGACattctgaattttagttttgCAATCAAATTTTAACAGTTTACATAATAAcaggaaaccttgaaactttgcttagagtttaatatgacttcttcacattgtccatcataaaactgttttggagtttttttctgtctttttgctcaaaaaaaaaaaaaaaaaaaaaaaaatgatgacagaaatttggtgccctctttcctttggtgccctgggcccgggccccgaatgccccgCCATAAATCAGTCCCTGTAGATCCCGGCCTGTAACCCTGTAATTTTATTAATGTTCAAGCATTAGTCTGATGGGTCCTAAAGCATTTTAtaaatatagataaaaaataatattttgattccAGAATGTGCTGTTTTCCTTGGCTGGTTGCCTAGTGCTAAATAATGGTATTGGCAGATTATTTCCTATTTATTAGAACTTTTATCAGAAATTTatgctttaatattttatattgtcATGGAAATTTTGGAACGGCTCTGGTGCCAAGATTTTTAAAACTTGCAATGACTATGTTACCTTAATTCTGCCAACTGAATTTACTTAGTCATGTTTATAGAGTACTTATACTGcagttctttttttcatatttattcccTTTGAGACATTATCCTTTGGTAACTTAAAAGTAATCAGCTATTAACAGGGTTGGATTTGATAGTTGCCATTATAGTTATTTAcctttcagattaaaaaattaacatactTACTCTTTTCCAGTGCTGGAATGATCACAAAAATGTTGCCCGGTCAAAGAGAGCAAAGATAAACCTAGATTGTACCCAGACAGGTGGTGAGCGGGGCACTTATACCGAATTGACCCCAATGGAGGAACGGATTCTGCGCCTGACAGACACTGCTGCTACCACTGGACTGTCTCAAGTAGTTGAGGCATTTCATCCCAATGAGGTTTGTTACTTTTATTActataaaactccaaatttattCCAATTAAATAATGTATCgatcatttggaagaagagtaccacaatacgaaaaaatgaaattttacagaagtGTTTGAAGGTGAACTCTTCAGGCAGTTTTCATTGAGAAAAGAAAGTTTGCTGTGCTGTCCAGTGGTTTATagttgaacaaaaaatctgttattattttccaaagaagataacgtcatttgaaggtctttaagcaaaaaaaaaaaaaaaaaaaaaaaaagaaagaaagaaaatgaagaatttagtattgtggcactctttttccaaacgagtgGTATATAATATATTTCCTTCCATACGtagtttcatttaaaagtttagaCTTCATATGTGGCTTTACATTTCAGAAATAATGAGTATAGAAAGTTTTGATATCTAATTCTATGGCAAatgattgagaagaaaaaaattattaagcttgtttctgtttttatcttttaaatatgagATATGTTTTATGAATGAAAAGCAGCATTGTTTTATTGAAAGTATATTCAAAGGTTGTAACATTTATCTTGTGCTAAGTGTAAACTGATGTTAATGGGAGCCCTAAAATGCTGCTGTTAATGAAAGAATCTTGTTATTTAGAAATAAAGCATGATCTTTCCagcataatatttaaataaaaaaagaaaaatcaagttatCTTTAGAGTAGCCTGGTATTAGCATACAATAAAATGTGATACTGTGAATTAATGATATATGCTTGATAAAATGCATTCATAGGAAAGGAGAGTTGcactcaaataaataaaaatgtaactatttattccttaattcTGAGTTTCCTTTATTTTTCCACACCCACTATTCCCAACTTTCAGCTGTTCTAGCAGGATCCTGGGCAGATTTTTTAAGTGTATACCAGGGACAAATAACAGAAAACGGTCATAGGGGTCATCCCCCCCTTAAATCATCGAAAGTATTATCCATCTACCTTCCGTTCAAATACtctatgaataaaatgtaaataattgctgcagtaatattttaaattcattatttttaaaagtaaatatttgaaatgctcTTTTCTTTCATAGCTTCTGAAGTTAATTAATGACATTTATGCCCCATCAGGTGTCTCATTCTTGGCTGATTTAGTGCTTTTTATTGTACATCCAAGCTATTGCAGAAATTTTTCCTTTCCAAATCCCTATATTTTTTAGTGTGACCCTTTTCCCCATAAATGGTAATTTGTATTCGTCCCTGTGTAGCATTGAAAAGCTAccatcttttcaaaaattaatgttacTGAATATAAGATGTAATGAATTTTAAACCATAGTTTCAATCGATGTATATTCAATTACtgttaattattcttttttgtgGTGAAACTAAGAAAAAGATGCTTACAGGATATTAGAATTCCAGTAGCGGCAGCAGAATCCGTGGAGATCCTCCCAGATTCGGTAAAAAACATTCCTACGAAACCTCCATTGGAGGTGGTTGAAGAGCTGGTGGTAACTCCACTAATACTACCAGAATCTTCTCCAAGTACTCCACCGCAGGGGGCAGACAATGCCAATAGCAGCCAGCCCCTTAGAAACCCGTTCCCCCTCCGACGGACGCCGATGATCCGACGAAGTTAGTAAATGGTTTATTTTGTGTTAATAATAGATAGCAGTTTATTATCACTATTCATTATGAGCTCTATTTATGAGGATGCCTAAAAATGTTAACCTCCACCTCCATAACCAAGTAAAATTGGTCATGACTCAGGGTCAGTACTAGAAAATTTACAAGTTAATCTCTCATGtatgtatacagtggctcccaaaagtgtttgtacacctacaactttcaatgaaataggaccctatccattggttggaattattatttcggtataCTTATTTAAtcataagatctatgatcaattttcaacaaaactacatgaaaattttttaaaaaatattaaagcttaattttttttttaaatcaaaaaccaaaaagtgccggaaattttatctcacaaaagtcttcgtgcactttaaaaaatgtctatatattaatgaataatctatctttttattaagtaattatttagtagaatttcatgcagtatcaacaacagcttttaaatgtctgggaatagatttcattcttttttcttccccCTTTTAGTGCATaaattctgagtaagtgttcagccacaCTTCCagtgttactgtttctagctctattttcgtttcaaagtcgtattctagtaatctagcctccagatatctctaaatatgttgcattaagttcaaatctggagattgaaggggtattttctaaacattaggacaatttttgaggcactagacgcaaacgttggaagctgtgtgcttcttattgttatctcaataaaaaacaaagttgtttccaataaccaaatttttggctaagagtttaaaatcggttttttaaatgtttaaatgaacagcatgattcattatttcctcaaaaaattacaaactaccaagtcctgatgctgatatgcaccctcgcacaaGAACCCCTTCACCATGctgataaactgatccaactaagttcttaagatcaagttcctcattttttcttccattGACAATTGTAcagcaatttaaccaaaaatgttgagtttaatttcatctgtaagtaagacattaTTCTAAAATACTTTGGagcttatttatcttttttttttttttttttttgcgacaaaaAGTGTGAGCTTTCCATTTTGCGCACAAGcaaaaaatttctgcgggaagagttcccatttaatccagttaatcagagaacatagcgaacaattttaggtgaaaattaaatgtttttttttaaattaaattctgcagaaactgttacagcactcaaatgtgtatttttataaattttttaactgtaaatctctgatcatgctttgtcaactttgccggttgaccttttcttgccttgttttgggtccgatttttttctttaaagcattttatcaagcactttactatagaatgtaataaattaactaatttagagacatttaaccaatttacctccactgtgaggaaaaaatttgaatttcgaatggtgtttgtttttttttttttacgaataccagccattttaaagcaataagcacaatattaaggaataaataaacaaaaaattaaagccaaatgactcttaagggtcaacaaaatgcaaaaataatgaagaaacgacctatgataattttaatcatgaatttatttgaaaatatttgaatgtacaatgacttttgtggcgtattatttctctgtctcttcgttttttgacccatttcaaaaagaagatccgtcaatattttggaaaaactacagggttttatttaaaacatacgatgatgtgaaaaaatattgattcaaattcagttttgcattattttggttttactaaaaaattttaacgtgtacgaacacttttgagagccattgtatataattatatatatcaGTGACAAATACAAGGGTAGGTCATGGGGATCATGACCCCCCTCCAatccctaaaccgtcgacaataataTATGTCCACCTTGTGTTTAAGCattgtatgaataaaatgtaaacaatttctgTTGTCTTTTCAATTCGTTAATGACCGATttcgtgctttttattgacacccaagtatttaaaaaaaaatttgtgcccGAAACCATGGGTTAGGAGAAGGGGACCATTCTTTAGCATGATCCCCCCTATAATGGCAGTCTATATcgtcccatatatatatatatatatatatatatatatatatatatatatatatatatatatatatatatatatatatatatatatatatatatatataaaatatatatagatttttgtATTTACACAAGCATAATAATTTGTTACATTATTTCATGAACAACTGCATGTTTAGATACCACTTTAAATGAGAAGATAAATCAATAGTActtcaaaatataattaaatgaaagtttcattattaatgttaatttttgttaaaatctgtTACTTTGACTTTAAAGGGTGCTATTACCCAGGAGTCCATTAATAAAAGTTTTCAGAAGTTGTTGGTCAAAATCAAATTAGTTTGTggcagggttgctattttgtctacatttttgtaaaaagttcgGGACGCCGGAAGAAATTGGACAAAACTGGACGAAAAGGACAAAattggacaaaatgaaaaatcagCTAATTATCcacacataaatttattgttatggtgtaataaaattagtgcatgagtcaaaaaaatgtattatgaatgaatcatttaattaaaatagaatgattgttaactttagaatttaaaaaatccaaaaaattttttaattgcacaTAGGTGCAACtagttttagatcataatttgcttaaaagtaataaaatttaacaatgtgaataagtTATTGTACATGATTACACTATTTTATATTACAAtagtataaattaaatttaacccGTTTGGGACGAACAACTCGTCTTTTCGTCAGCGCTAGGTGGTTCTTCAGAGACGAAAAACGCATCGTGCGTTAGGGTAAGTAGTACGCAGCCGGCCAAATGACGCTATTCTGCATTATGGATTTGGAACAAAATGTTTACTATTAGAGAAATGTTTACCATTAGATGGTGTTACTTATCCATGTTCCGTTCACATGATTGCTCTCCTGCATTAGTATTTCTCTGTCTGACGTCAGAATGAGGTCTGTCAAGTCtctgtgatttattggatttcatgaaagaaaatataaacatgtgctcgcaagtgagaagggaaacatcaggggcgtagctaggaggggggtttggggacaacccccccccccccgaatcgttactttcaaaaaaaaaaggggggggaaaagagggaagagaaagaagaaaaagaaaaaaaatcaaaacgacttttttctgagtaacaaaggtcaaaaattcactttgctccccccccccccccaatgccattgaaaatctgctccatgtgtgaccctcaagcataaatacgcctccctctgctgcgacaattttttgataattgagtgaaatttgacacttcgctttagaaatgagattggtttgttaaatccacgtatatgcagcctttctttgtcatagattctgcaaattgttaaatatgtttaattttatgagccgcgcagtgggaatattgcatacagtcgaatctgtatatttcgaatttcatattagagaaaaaaaatcgagattaacaggttttgaaatacgggagctttaagaaactttttatagaaatttgaaacatgatagtgaaaatttgaaatcaatactaaagacaatatgggctcttaattaaaattcctctttattggttttgttaggtattttttctatcattacattattaagtgctaaattgcgagtttaaggaatcgtTTTGATAGTAAaggaaactttaagcatatctttttcaagaaaaagtcttttattgctttttggtcccagatattttttttttttcttggattcattatttatccgcTTGAGGTTTTCAATTGCAGCAAAtttaacttggccagtattctacgaatttccttttttcatcacttaaaaaaaacttactttcttttcactcctaccatttcggttttctaaggaatcacaattttaagaaagagagcaaccaaggaacagtactaatccagataacagagcgaaatggcttttaacttgaatgacctttaaccatgaacttgaaatgttcatcttacatgtcaaacttgtgaatttcacccctttactcttcatCCAAGAAAGTACGcaaaacgactgtcctttggttaatcttcctggaaagcctattcgtggaacgcatttctcccttttttccactgcctcctcagctcttgaagacaattcctctgtttctgaggtgaagaaaatgtttttgtttgctgctttaaagatcattgggcttagaatccaaaaatgatagcataaccggaatttgagacgatagaggtttttcttggtctggtctcgtgtgtgccataggtcatagtcaaaacgacctttgctaaccagagtatccatttcaatcacattgatttttcagccagtatgtacaggcgtattcttttggaaacgtgcagtctgtttaaaatagtacattctaagtgaaaattgtagcataatgaagcgagcaagaccgataacaagcttttttcaacccaaagaaaaaaattaaaatgaagaaaaggattgctctaaaaagaggaAGTTAatgtcgtctgaagaaaacgaagtagtctgcaaagcagcattagtcccaacggacccttctgaaggtaattttattttaattcaaaagaaaaactgcatagcattacatgaataaaatgtttaaaaacgagatgaatctagattatttctattagcttggttcagattaaaaagtagaaaataaaaaaagacttctgtttataatacccgaaaattgctgttgctctctcaaaaagatatttatgtaaattctaaagcagctaataaaattaaaaataaagacttgaaaggagaacagatggtatgcatttgagcgaataactttctaccccctatatttcttccctaactt contains:
- the LOC129216609 gene encoding uncharacterized protein LOC129216609, which encodes MEERILRLTDTAATTGLSQVVEAFHPNEDIRIPVAAAESVEILPDSVKNIPTKPPLEVVEELVVTPLILPESSPSTPPQGADNANSSQPLRNPFPLRRTPMIRRKNRRIRDQRRALPRGVDNAARTVEVMERQQRTLDEISQRLALVSQRLLDITDHLISIRDLIGRNN